The DNA window TTCTTGCCCGCCAGACCGTTATCCTGCAAGGCGAGCAGCATGCCCACGGCCGACGACTCGTTGGGCGCGAAGATCCCGTCGGCCTCCCTCAACGTATCGAGCATGTTCATCGCGCGGTCTTTCGCCGATGCCGAGGTCGCGCCCGCGTACTGGTCTTTCGAAATGACCGTGATGCCCGGGTTCGCCGCCATGGCTTCGAGGAAACCCGCTTCGCGCTGCATCGTGCTGGCCGAACCCTCCAAATAACGGAGCAACACCACCTTGCCCGTCCCGCCGAGTAGCTTCGCCAGATGATCGCCGCCGAGTTTGCCGGCCGCCTTGTTGTCGGTGGCGACAAAGCTGGCGCAATCGTTTCCTTCAAGCGTCGAATCAAAGATCACCGTCGCGATCTTCTTTTCCTTCGCCGACTGCACCGGAACGACCAACGCCTGACTGTCCAGCGGAGCCAGCACGATACCCGCCACGCCTTCGCTGATGAACTGCTCAAGCAACTGGATCTGCGAGGCACGGTCGTCCTCTTTCATCGGGCCTTTCCAGATCACGTCAAGACCGAACTCATTGCCCGCCTGCTTCGCGCCAGCTTCGACCGATTTCCAAAAGGCGTGCGTGCTCCCCTTCGGAATCACCGCGACCCGAGGCTTCGCGTCGCCGTCGGCCGCTCGGTTCTCCGTGTTCTTGCTGTCCCCGCACCCCGCGAGCAACACAACCGCAACGCCTACCGCTACCCGTTCACCCATCATTTTCATCAACATGATAGCACCTCACTCGGGATGTCCCTGTTTGTTTGTCTCATTCGGCATGGCATTGATAAGAAACGGCTTCTCGACTGGCATAAGCCCGCATCGGCTGGAAGCATTGCAGAACCGGCCGCGAGTTGCACTTTCATGGTGTTAACGTGCCAGAAACGGGGAAAGATGTCCAGAATATCTTTAATACGCGCCTTCATCGGCCGAATGCGGGCGTTCACAAACCTGTTGCCGATGCGCTTGCCACACGTCTGCTCAATTTCCCCCACCTGGAAAATGCCGTCATCCTCGATATTGACCCGGAAGTCTATCGGCTGGGGTACGGCCATATTGACGGCCTGACCACGCTCAAGACCTTGTGCGATTGACCCTTTACGCCCGGCGAATTGAATCCCGTCATGCCAAGCCAGCCATCAAGATGTTGTAACTTCAGGAATATTCTGTTTGTGTGGAACGAATGTTTGTCAGCTACATGAATACTGTAACCGTTGGCGCACTATTCAATAACCTCATGTCCTCTGATTACGAAGGTCCCCGTCGATAGTTTTTTACAAGGGCAATTGAGGAATGCCCAGTTCTTCAAGGAGGCACTTCACGAGAATCTGTGGGTGGTAGTTGATTAAGAAAGGCGCATCCGGTTATCCTTCTTGTACACAAAACAGAGGAGGATAAACGACACCGGATGCGCGTAGAAACTTTACTAAACCACATGG is part of the Lentisphaerota bacterium genome and encodes:
- a CDS encoding substrate-binding domain-containing protein → MGERVAVGVAVVLLAGCGDSKNTENRAADGDAKPRVAVIPKGSTHAFWKSVEAGAKQAGNEFGLDVIWKGPMKEDDRASQIQLLEQFISEGVAGIVLAPLDSQALVVPVQSAKEKKIATVIFDSTLEGNDCASFVATDNKAAGKLGGDHLAKLLGGTGKVVLLRYLEGSASTMQREAGFLEAMAANPGITVISKDQYAGATSASAKDRAMNMLDTLREADGIFAPNESSAVGMLLALQDNGLAGKKTFVGFDASEMLLQGLANGEIMGLVAQNPRKMGYIAVKTMAAVLKGEQVDAVIDTGCALITKDNMASPEIQAILGK